The Paenibacillus sp. RUD330 genome has a segment encoding these proteins:
- a CDS encoding winged helix-turn-helix domain-containing protein, translating to MTYQVHIMFKPLHEAMSSLHAYICRKSHKKLDLPSSWAAEVRDRLTPDFAALLDELAIDANWKFTFLLIHLCPADDVEGFAAWLRGLSAGGMYEMMAPYSSQFPEDMAAFRELTASVFSRWQEQYFHSADPAILERLRQVEKERNAALPGSEEKAFVDETTNGLVFEAVPGLEELVLIPQMHFQPVNIISHFRRLTICYYSARIDMSEDDFLSAHDFRVIRTLGEKSRLKILRYLHGGPRSFIEIVRHLQLSKGITHDHVGKLRSAGLIHAHFEGETLTVYSLREGTLERMQEALKAYIEG from the coding sequence ATGACCTATCAAGTCCACATCATGTTCAAGCCGCTGCATGAAGCGATGAGCAGTCTGCACGCTTATATATGCCGCAAGTCCCATAAAAAGCTGGATCTCCCGTCCTCATGGGCGGCGGAGGTCCGAGATCGGCTCACGCCGGATTTCGCCGCGCTGCTGGACGAGCTGGCGATCGACGCCAACTGGAAGTTCACCTTTTTGCTGATCCACCTCTGTCCGGCGGATGACGTCGAGGGCTTCGCCGCCTGGCTCCGCGGGCTGAGCGCAGGAGGCATGTATGAAATGATGGCGCCGTACAGCAGCCAGTTCCCGGAGGATATGGCGGCGTTCAGGGAGCTGACGGCTTCCGTCTTCTCCCGCTGGCAGGAGCAATATTTCCACTCGGCCGATCCGGCGATCCTGGAGAGGCTGAGGCAGGTAGAGAAGGAGCGGAACGCGGCCCTGCCCGGGTCGGAGGAGAAGGCTTTTGTCGATGAGACGACCAACGGTCTCGTGTTCGAGGCGGTTCCGGGACTGGAGGAGCTGGTGCTCATTCCCCAGATGCATTTCCAGCCGGTCAATATCATCAGCCATTTCCGCCGGCTTACGATCTGCTACTATTCCGCAAGGATCGATATGAGCGAGGATGACTTCCTATCCGCCCATGATTTCCGCGTCATCCGAACCCTCGGCGAGAAGAGCCGGCTCAAGATTCTCCGGTACCTGCACGGAGGGCCGCGCAGCTTCATCGAGATCGTCAGGCATCTGCAGCTGTCCAAGGGGATCACGCATGACCATGTCGGCAAGCTGCGGAGCGCCGGACTCATCCACGCCCATTTCGAAGGGGAGACGCTGACCGTATACAGCCTGCGGGAAGGGACTCTGGAAAGGATGCAGGAGGCTTTGAAGGCCTATATCGAAGGCTGA
- a CDS encoding ABC transporter substrate-binding protein, with protein sequence MKKRTKVSASISILLAGALLLSACSDNGGNGNSAADNGGASGTANTAANAGADNAGGASTDGAAGVIQAADPSKLPATAKQRTDTIIVGLTDPSGAFTPYFQQSGYDGNVSSLLYTPLVLVNDKAEPIPGLAEKWEASEDGLTYTFHLRQGLKFSDGAPLTSEDVAFTWTILNDKSYDGDSQVNTLGIKGAEAYKEGKAASIEGIKVADPQTISVTLEKANAAALTTLGGDVLSKAYYGKDYKQGDTGYMKSLSATPVGTGPYKLVKFTPGQEVRFAANENYYGDKPKTPNFIYKTSEGDTWQYLETGEVDYASFSATQENIDKLKSLGFVNIVPYTPSTYGYLQVNLEHEALKDKKVRQALTYGLDRQSIYVDAAQGAGSIANIPSSPISWAYTEEGINPYKYDLDKAKSLLDEAGWKEGAGGIREKDGKKLTIHYLGSKSKNTDIFIAVAKENYQALGVEFQPEIFADFNSLVSKVEGGDYDLVSFSTPMLTDPSDGLMQFVDGEVKGYSNPKFTELYKKGLETTDIEQRKAIYKEIYQLLNDELPVIFTSYKKSVYAYNARIDNLAVSPFYGLAASLPQWSLKDVQ encoded by the coding sequence ATGAAAAAAAGAACGAAAGTCTCTGCATCCATCTCCATCTTGCTGGCGGGAGCGCTGCTGCTGTCCGCATGCTCGGACAACGGCGGCAACGGAAACAGCGCCGCCGATAATGGCGGAGCATCGGGAACGGCGAACACAGCCGCCAACGCCGGCGCGGACAATGCAGGCGGCGCTTCAACGGACGGCGCAGCGGGTGTCATCCAAGCGGCCGATCCATCCAAGCTCCCGGCGACAGCGAAGCAGCGCACCGACACGATCATCGTCGGCTTGACCGATCCGAGCGGCGCCTTCACGCCTTACTTCCAGCAAAGCGGTTACGACGGCAACGTGTCCTCGCTGCTGTACACCCCGCTCGTTCTCGTGAACGACAAGGCGGAGCCGATTCCGGGCCTGGCCGAGAAATGGGAAGCCTCCGAGGACGGCCTGACGTATACGTTCCATCTTCGCCAAGGGCTGAAGTTCAGCGACGGCGCGCCTCTTACGTCCGAAGACGTCGCCTTCACCTGGACGATTCTGAACGACAAGTCCTATGACGGCGACTCGCAGGTCAACACGCTCGGCATCAAAGGCGCGGAGGCCTACAAAGAGGGCAAGGCCGCTTCGATCGAGGGCATCAAGGTCGCGGATCCGCAGACGATCAGCGTCACGCTGGAGAAGGCCAATGCGGCCGCGCTGACGACGCTCGGCGGTGATGTGCTGTCCAAGGCGTACTACGGCAAGGACTACAAACAAGGCGACACCGGCTACATGAAGTCGTTGAGCGCCACGCCGGTCGGCACCGGGCCTTATAAGCTGGTCAAGTTCACGCCGGGACAGGAAGTGCGCTTCGCAGCCAACGAGAACTACTACGGCGACAAGCCGAAAACGCCGAATTTCATCTACAAGACATCCGAAGGCGACACTTGGCAGTACCTGGAGACGGGAGAGGTCGACTATGCCTCCTTCAGCGCCACCCAGGAAAACATCGACAAGCTGAAATCTCTCGGATTCGTGAATATCGTACCGTATACGCCGAGCACCTACGGTTATCTGCAGGTGAATCTGGAGCATGAAGCTCTCAAGGACAAAAAGGTGCGCCAGGCGCTGACCTACGGCCTCGACCGTCAAAGCATCTACGTGGATGCGGCGCAGGGAGCGGGCAGCATTGCCAACATTCCTTCGTCGCCGATTTCGTGGGCATACACGGAAGAAGGCATCAATCCGTACAAGTACGACCTGGACAAAGCGAAGTCGCTGCTGGATGAAGCCGGCTGGAAAGAAGGCGCCGGCGGCATCCGCGAGAAGGACGGCAAAAAGCTGACGATCCATTATCTCGGCTCCAAGAGCAAGAACACGGATATCTTCATCGCCGTAGCCAAAGAGAACTATCAGGCGCTCGGCGTGGAATTCCAGCCGGAAATCTTTGCCGACTTCAACTCTCTCGTCTCCAAGGTGGAAGGCGGAGATTACGATCTCGTCTCCTTCTCGACGCCGATGCTTACGGATCCTTCGGATGGCCTGATGCAGTTCGTAGATGGAGAAGTCAAAGGCTACAGCAATCCGAAATTCACCGAGCTGTACAAAAAAGGCCTGGAAACGACCGACATCGAGCAGCGCAAAGCGATCTACAAGGAAATCTACCAGCTGCTGAACGACGAGCTTCCGGTCATCTTCACGAGCTACAAGAAGAGCGTGTACGCGTACAACGCCCGAATCGATAATCTGGCTGTGAGCCCGTTCTACGGCCTGGCTGCGAGCCTGCCGCAATGGTCGCTCAAGGACGTCCAGTAA
- a CDS encoding ABC transporter permease, with translation MSTYLIRRLGYMILILLAASFLIFSLYALTPGDFISGNIKLTPERKAELREIYGLSKPLMERYFTWMGNALHGDFGYSLAQQKPVLTIFNEYIWNSFLLAAVSTFLTWFIAVVIGVIAAYKQYSWFDTLVMLVIFGAMSIPSFFIGLFLIKIFAVDFHWLPPGGITTTGSNATGWAYALEVIRHMTLPVAVMTLLGLGSLTRYFRSNMIDVLKQDYIRTARAKGLTERKVLFTHALRNALLPAITLVGFELPALFGGSLIIESIFNWPGIGQLYMKSFGLRDYPLLMGFTMFLAVLTVIGTLLSDILYRVADPRVKL, from the coding sequence ATGAGCACATATTTGATCCGCCGCCTGGGCTACATGATTCTGATCCTGCTGGCAGCCTCTTTCCTGATCTTCTCGCTGTACGCCTTGACGCCGGGCGACTTCATCAGCGGGAACATCAAGCTGACGCCGGAGCGGAAGGCAGAGCTGCGCGAGATTTACGGCCTCAGCAAGCCGCTGATGGAGCGGTACTTCACCTGGATGGGCAACGCCCTGCATGGCGATTTCGGCTACTCGCTCGCGCAGCAGAAGCCGGTGCTGACGATATTCAACGAGTATATCTGGAATTCGTTCCTGCTTGCCGCCGTATCCACCTTCCTCACCTGGTTCATCGCCGTCGTCATCGGCGTCATCGCGGCGTACAAGCAATATTCCTGGTTCGATACGCTCGTCATGCTGGTCATATTCGGAGCGATGTCGATTCCGTCTTTCTTCATCGGCCTGTTCCTGATCAAGATATTCGCGGTCGACTTCCACTGGCTGCCGCCGGGAGGCATCACGACGACAGGCAGCAATGCGACCGGATGGGCTTATGCGCTTGAGGTGATCCGCCATATGACGCTGCCCGTCGCCGTCATGACGCTGCTCGGTCTCGGCTCTCTGACGAGATACTTCCGCAGCAACATGATCGATGTCCTCAAGCAGGACTATATCCGTACCGCGCGGGCAAAAGGACTGACCGAGCGCAAGGTGCTGTTCACCCACGCGCTGCGCAACGCCCTGCTGCCGGCGATCACGCTCGTCGGCTTCGAGCTGCCGGCTCTGTTCGGAGGCTCGCTCATCATCGAGAGCATCTTCAACTGGCCGGGCATCGGCCAGCTGTACATGAAGTCGTTCGGCTTGCGCGATTATCCGCTGCTCATGGGCTTCACGATGTTCCTGGCCGTCCTAACCGTCATCGGCACGCTGCTGTCCGACATTCTGTACCGCGTGGCGGATCCGCGCGTCAAACTATAG
- the opp4C gene encoding oligopeptide ABC transporter permease — MSLAKGELAEPGKADAKAKAAAKSSLWGDSLRRLLKNRLAVFGFAVVVFMFAVCFLGPMFSPYADNKINMALMNKAPSARHWLGTDALGRDVLTRVLQAGRISLTVGLASMVLSVLLGGLLGIIAGYYRGVADQIIMRIADLLLTIPSLPLLFIAGALLSEWKVPPDYRMYIVMIMLAIVGWPGLARMVRGQILSLREREFMQATTVLGLRSRRKLFNHLFPNLVPLLIVIATLNIGGAILSESVLSFFGLGVTPPTPTWGNMIDAANNMIDFEKRPWLWIPPGLSIFVTVVAINIFGDGLRDVLDPKKGR; from the coding sequence ATGTCACTTGCAAAAGGCGAGCTCGCCGAACCGGGCAAGGCCGATGCGAAAGCGAAAGCGGCGGCGAAATCCTCGCTCTGGGGCGATTCGCTCCGCAGGCTGCTGAAGAACAGGCTGGCCGTATTCGGCTTTGCCGTTGTCGTCTTCATGTTTGCGGTCTGCTTCCTCGGGCCGATGTTCTCTCCGTACGCGGACAACAAGATCAATATGGCGCTGATGAACAAGGCTCCAAGCGCCAGGCATTGGCTCGGCACGGACGCGCTCGGCAGGGATGTGCTGACCCGCGTGCTCCAGGCGGGCCGCATCTCGCTCACGGTCGGACTGGCATCGATGGTGCTGTCCGTCTTGCTGGGCGGCTTGCTCGGCATCATCGCCGGCTATTACCGCGGCGTAGCCGATCAGATCATCATGCGGATCGCGGATCTGCTGCTGACGATTCCCAGCCTTCCCCTGCTCTTCATCGCAGGAGCGCTCCTCTCGGAATGGAAGGTTCCTCCCGACTACCGGATGTACATCGTCATGATCATGCTGGCGATCGTCGGCTGGCCGGGGCTGGCCCGCATGGTCCGGGGCCAGATCCTCAGCCTCCGGGAACGCGAGTTCATGCAGGCGACGACGGTGCTCGGCCTGCGCAGCCGCCGCAAGCTGTTCAACCATCTGTTTCCCAATCTGGTGCCGCTGCTGATCGTCATCGCCACGCTGAATATCGGCGGCGCCATCCTCAGCGAATCCGTACTGAGCTTCTTCGGCCTCGGCGTCACGCCGCCGACTCCGACGTGGGGCAACATGATCGACGCGGCCAACAACATGATCGATTTCGAGAAGCGTCCTTGGCTGTGGATCCCGCCGGGCCTCTCCATCTTCGTGACGGTAGTCGCCATCAATATTTTCGGAGACGGACTGAGGGACGTTCTGGACCCGAAAAAGGGAAGGTAG
- a CDS encoding ABC transporter ATP-binding protein, protein MKDLLHIEQLKTHFSTEAGTVRAVDGVSLHVRAGETVCIVGESGCGKSITAMSVMGLVEGPSGKVVGGAIEFDGRDLLAMKANELRAVRGNDIAMIFQEPMSSLNPVLKIGEQIVEPLMEHRKLGRKEARARAIDLITLVGISRPEQIMESYPHELSGGMLQRVMIAIAVSCDPKLLIADEPTTALDVTIQAQILDLLRSLKDEGGMSILLITHDLGVVAEMADYVVVMYSGKVVEEGEVVELFNQPKHPYTQGLLKSKPIINQRKDTLYSIPGQVPNPLELTESCYFHDRCQHCMAICRTREPKLKDVGHGQKTACWLYEEEALAHV, encoded by the coding sequence GTGAAAGACTTGCTGCATATCGAGCAACTGAAAACGCATTTCAGCACGGAAGCCGGCACGGTGCGGGCCGTCGACGGAGTCAGCCTGCATGTGCGGGCCGGCGAAACGGTCTGCATCGTCGGGGAATCCGGCTGCGGCAAAAGCATTACGGCGATGTCGGTCATGGGGCTGGTGGAAGGCCCGTCCGGCAAAGTCGTCGGTGGAGCCATCGAATTCGACGGCCGCGATCTGCTTGCCATGAAGGCGAATGAACTGCGCGCCGTGCGCGGCAACGATATCGCCATGATCTTCCAGGAGCCGATGTCGTCGCTCAATCCGGTGCTCAAGATCGGCGAGCAGATCGTCGAGCCGCTGATGGAGCATCGCAAGCTCGGCCGGAAGGAGGCGCGGGCGCGGGCGATCGATCTCATTACTCTCGTCGGAATCTCGCGTCCCGAGCAGATCATGGAATCGTATCCGCATGAGCTGAGCGGCGGCATGCTGCAGCGCGTCATGATCGCGATCGCGGTGTCCTGCGATCCGAAGCTGCTGATCGCCGACGAGCCGACGACCGCTCTCGACGTCACGATCCAGGCTCAGATCCTGGATCTGCTGCGCAGCCTCAAGGATGAGGGCGGGATGTCGATCCTGCTCATCACGCATGATCTCGGCGTCGTCGCGGAGATGGCCGACTACGTCGTGGTCATGTATTCCGGCAAGGTCGTCGAGGAAGGCGAGGTCGTCGAGCTGTTCAACCAACCGAAGCATCCGTACACGCAAGGGCTGCTGAAGTCCAAGCCGATCATCAACCAGCGCAAGGATACGCTTTATTCCATTCCCGGACAAGTTCCGAATCCGCTCGAGCTGACGGAATCCTGCTACTTCCACGATCGGTGTCAGCATTGCATGGCGATCTGCCGGACCCGGGAGCCGAAGCTGAAGGATGTCGGGCATGGCCAGAAAACCGCTTGCTGGCTGTATGAAGAGGAGGCGCTGGCCCATGTCTGA
- a CDS encoding ABC transporter ATP-binding protein, which translates to MSEALLEVRNLKKYFPIKAGVLNRTVGHVKAVDGISLTISPGETFGLVGESGSGKSTVGKTIVRLTEKTEGEVRFKGQNLYDLPSEKLRRLRPELQLIFQDPYSSLNPRVRIGDAIGEALLDHGLAPREEIRDRVQDVLASCGLSSYHIDRLPHEFSGGQRQRIGIARALALNPDLIIADEPVSALDVSIQAQIINLFRHLQETRSLSYLFISHDLSVVEHLCNRIGVMYLGSMMETGTRDELFLTPLHPYTKALLSAVPVPIPKLKRERIVLRGDIPNPANPPSGCKFHTRCPLAIERCKLEVPEFRHMGGEHYVACHLA; encoded by the coding sequence ATGTCTGAGGCTTTGCTGGAAGTGCGGAACCTGAAGAAATACTTCCCGATCAAGGCCGGGGTGCTGAACCGCACCGTCGGACATGTCAAGGCGGTGGACGGCATCAGCCTGACGATCTCTCCGGGCGAAACGTTCGGGCTTGTCGGCGAGTCCGGCAGCGGCAAAAGCACGGTCGGCAAAACGATCGTGCGGCTGACGGAAAAAACGGAAGGCGAAGTCCGCTTCAAGGGGCAGAATCTGTATGATCTTCCGTCCGAGAAGCTCCGCAGGCTGCGCCCCGAGCTGCAGCTGATCTTCCAGGATCCGTACAGCTCGCTCAATCCTCGCGTGCGGATCGGCGATGCCATCGGCGAGGCGCTGCTGGACCACGGCCTGGCGCCGAGGGAGGAGATCCGCGACCGGGTGCAGGACGTTCTGGCGTCCTGCGGGCTGTCTTCCTACCATATCGACCGGCTGCCGCATGAATTCAGCGGCGGGCAGCGCCAGCGGATCGGCATCGCGCGCGCGCTCGCGCTGAATCCGGATCTCATCATCGCGGATGAGCCGGTGTCGGCGCTCGACGTGTCCATCCAGGCGCAGATCATCAACCTGTTCCGCCATCTGCAGGAGACGAGGAGCCTCTCCTATCTGTTCATCTCCCACGATCTCAGCGTGGTGGAGCATCTGTGCAACCGGATCGGGGTCATGTACCTCGGTTCGATGATGGAGACGGGCACGCGGGACGAGCTGTTCCTCACGCCGCTCCACCCGTATACGAAGGCTCTGCTGTCCGCGGTTCCGGTGCCGATTCCGAAGCTGAAGCGGGAGCGGATCGTGCTGCGGGGCGATATTCCGAATCCCGCCAACCCGCCGTCCGGCTGCAAATTCCATACGCGCTGTCCGCTGGCCATCGAGCGCTGCAAGCTGGAGGTGCCGGAGTTCCGCCATATGGGCGGAGAGCATTACGTGGCCTGCCATTTGGCCTGA
- a CDS encoding acetylxylan esterase gives MGYVEKATKELYGYLPELTKKEDFDAFWSLTLTQAKAVPLQPQRTQIDYPSRHVGVYDISYKGMDETSIRGWLLVPHFLKKETYPCLIHYHGFGGSRGEPSDHMHWAMMGLAVLSVDCRDQGGPTGNSASYTHGFVGNVAVKGVHEKMEYYYRYVYMDCLKAIDFACAQADLDPARIVIEGVSQGGALGMAVSALDGRPAAVLVDVPSNSNLEARVEGCHGAFGGVTEYLRRHPEQTDLVLDNLSYFDTMNMADRIHCPVLASVALKDEICPPQMYFATYNRIQTEKEMNIYPFNGHEGGGSKQTEAKLAYLQRKFPDWFQ, from the coding sequence ATGGGTTATGTCGAAAAGGCAACGAAGGAGCTCTACGGCTATTTGCCCGAGCTGACCAAAAAGGAGGATTTCGACGCCTTCTGGTCGCTTACTCTGACTCAGGCCAAGGCGGTGCCGCTGCAGCCGCAGCGGACGCAGATCGACTATCCGAGCCGGCATGTCGGCGTCTACGATATTTCATACAAGGGAATGGACGAGACCTCGATCCGGGGATGGCTGCTCGTTCCGCATTTTCTGAAGAAGGAAACCTACCCCTGCCTTATCCATTATCATGGCTTCGGGGGAAGCAGAGGCGAGCCGTCGGACCATATGCATTGGGCGATGATGGGACTTGCCGTGCTCTCCGTCGATTGCCGCGACCAGGGCGGACCGACCGGGAACAGCGCTTCCTATACGCATGGCTTTGTCGGGAACGTCGCGGTCAAGGGCGTCCATGAGAAAATGGAATACTACTATCGGTATGTCTATATGGACTGCCTCAAGGCGATCGACTTCGCTTGCGCCCAGGCAGATCTCGATCCCGCCCGCATCGTCATCGAAGGCGTCAGCCAGGGCGGGGCGCTTGGAATGGCGGTGTCGGCTCTGGACGGCCGTCCCGCCGCCGTCCTCGTCGACGTGCCGAGCAACAGCAATCTCGAGGCCCGTGTCGAGGGCTGCCACGGCGCTTTCGGCGGCGTCACGGAATACTTGAGGCGGCATCCGGAGCAGACGGATCTCGTCCTGGACAACCTGAGCTACTTCGACACGATGAACATGGCCGACCGCATCCATTGTCCGGTGCTGGCTTCGGTCGCCCTCAAGGACGAGATCTGTCCGCCGCAGATGTATTTCGCGACCTATAACCGGATTCAGACGGAGAAGGAAATGAACATCTATCCGTTCAATGGCCACGAGGGCGGCGGGTCGAAGCAGACGGAGGCCAAGCTGGCCTATTTGCAGCGGAAGTTTCCGGATTGGTTTCAGTAG
- a CDS encoding alpha/beta hydrolase, whose product MSDNRQMIELWPSGAPLATGDGEEDRPALVPYLVVGAGSAVVVCPGGGYGMRAEHEGEPIALWLNALGISAFVLRYRVAPYTYPSPQDDVRRAIRHVRHHAPEWGIERDRIGVLGFSAGGHLAATAATLYDDGQPDAVDPEDRISSRPNAAILCYPVISMDLAYTHEGSRINLLGLDPDPALVERLSPDLQVTADTPPVFLWHTSDDGAVPVENSLLLAAALSRAGVPFDLHVFEKGRHGMGLADEDPHVASWHAVCGLWLQRQGFGRLAGAS is encoded by the coding sequence ATGAGCGACAATCGCCAAATGATTGAATTATGGCCGTCCGGCGCGCCGCTGGCGACTGGCGACGGCGAAGAGGACCGCCCGGCGCTGGTGCCTTACCTGGTCGTGGGAGCTGGAAGCGCCGTCGTTGTATGCCCTGGCGGCGGTTATGGGATGAGGGCGGAGCATGAGGGCGAACCGATCGCGCTCTGGCTGAACGCCCTCGGGATCTCTGCTTTTGTGCTGCGCTATAGAGTCGCGCCTTATACGTATCCGTCCCCGCAGGACGATGTGCGGAGAGCTATTCGCCATGTGCGTCACCATGCGCCGGAATGGGGCATCGAGCGGGATCGTATCGGCGTGCTCGGCTTCTCCGCGGGCGGGCATCTCGCCGCGACCGCGGCGACGCTGTACGATGACGGGCAGCCGGATGCTGTGGATCCGGAGGACCGGATATCGAGCCGGCCGAACGCAGCCATCCTCTGCTACCCGGTCATCTCGATGGATCTCGCCTATACCCATGAAGGGTCACGCATCAATCTGCTCGGCCTTGATCCCGATCCGGCGCTGGTGGAGCGGCTGAGTCCGGATTTGCAGGTCACCGCAGACACTCCGCCCGTGTTTCTCTGGCACACATCCGACGACGGCGCTGTCCCCGTAGAGAACAGCCTGCTCTTGGCCGCCGCTCTCAGCCGCGCCGGCGTTCCGTTCGATCTCCATGTCTTCGAGAAAGGACGGCACGGAATGGGCCTCGCGGATGAGGATCCCCATGTCGCGAGCTGGCATGCCGTTTGCGGGTTATGGCTCCAGCGGCAGGGATTTGGGCGGCTGGCTGGTGCTTCGTAG
- a CDS encoding SDR family oxidoreductase, with translation MSKVAAITGASSGIGLASALKLASEGVRVYAGTRNLERDSMRHAGTANLAFLEMEVTDPASLERAFRTIEEEQGRLDLLFCNAGFGYLRALGQAETADIERVFDTNVYGVMNTIRAALPLLRRSGQGHIITTSSVGGLVGQPFNEIYCASKFAVEGLMESLATYYKPAFNIDITLLEPGAIATEFTGTVMNHLQRTGGILDDEYKPILTRYMDNFASRTSVPQTSESVAEVVWDLARMDVKPLRIRTSEAAEAFARFKTEQDPTGLIGLRNTRRLHLNIDEEQ, from the coding sequence ATGTCAAAAGTAGCCGCAATTACGGGAGCCTCGTCCGGAATCGGCCTCGCATCGGCTCTGAAGCTTGCCTCGGAAGGCGTCCGGGTCTATGCCGGCACTCGCAATCTGGAGCGCGATTCCATGCGTCATGCGGGAACGGCCAATCTTGCTTTTCTGGAAATGGAGGTGACCGATCCCGCCTCCCTAGAGCGCGCCTTCCGGACGATCGAAGAAGAGCAGGGCCGGCTTGACCTGCTGTTCTGCAACGCCGGATTCGGCTATTTGCGGGCGCTCGGACAAGCGGAAACAGCCGATATCGAGCGTGTCTTCGACACCAATGTGTACGGAGTAATGAATACGATCCGTGCCGCTCTTCCGCTGCTGCGGCGTTCCGGGCAAGGGCATATCATCACGACTTCAAGCGTGGGCGGACTCGTCGGACAGCCTTTCAATGAAATTTACTGCGCCAGCAAGTTCGCGGTGGAGGGTTTGATGGAAAGTCTGGCTACCTATTACAAGCCTGCCTTCAACATCGATATCACGCTGCTGGAGCCCGGTGCGATCGCGACCGAGTTTACCGGTACGGTCATGAACCATCTGCAGCGGACCGGGGGCATTCTGGACGACGAGTACAAGCCGATCCTTACCCGCTACATGGACAATTTCGCCTCCCGCACTTCAGTGCCCCAGACCTCCGAATCCGTGGCCGAAGTCGTCTGGGATCTGGCGCGAATGGACGTCAAGCCGCTTCGCATCCGCACTTCGGAGGCGGCGGAAGCCTTTGCCCGATTCAAGACGGAGCAGGATCCGACGGGTCTCATCGGCCTGAGGAATACGCGCAGGCTTCATTTGAATATCGACGAGGAACAATAA